The following is a genomic window from Adhaeribacter radiodurans.
CAGAAATAAGGTGACTGGTAAAGCCTTGGGCAACTAATTTTTCGTAGGCTTCCCAAACTTCTGAAGGGATTGCCTGGTATGTTTGAAATCCTTTTTCGGGATAAATTTGGATGCGCTGTAAATCGCCCAGCATAATGGAAATTACTTCTTCCATGGAAACATCCTGATTGGGATAATTATTAAAATCTATTTGCGGGGAAGTAACCAGAATTTCGGTTTTAGGTCCAGGCCATTGTTTCTCAAAAGTTGCCAGCGTTCGACGCTCCATGTAAGGCTTCTGCACTAAAATAAAACGGTTTACTTTTATTTGCTGCTGTTGCAGTAATTGGTAAGATAAGGCCACATTTTCACCGGTGTTCGTAGAGCGACTTTCTGTCAGAATTTTTTCTGCTGGTACGCCCATTTGCCTGGCCACCTGGGCAAATTTTTCGGCTTCGGTTTCCTGCCATAAACCTAAGGTTAAACGTCCTAAACCGCCGGCAAATAACAACCAGGGGGCATAATCTTGCAGCCA
Proteins encoded in this region:
- a CDS encoding YdcF family protein, whose protein sequence is MSISSETLQLAQRIWDYHHVNHELQPADCIMVLGSHDLRVAERGAELWLQDYAPWLLFAGGLGRLTLGLWQETEAEKFAQVARQMGVPAEKILTESRSTNTGENVALSYQLLQQQQIKVNRFILVQKPYMERRTLATFEKQWPGPKTEILVTSPQIDFNNYPNQDVSMEEVISIMLGDLQRIQIYPEKGFQTYQAIPSEVWEAYEKLVAQGFTSHLISE